In a single window of the Phycisphaerales bacterium genome:
- a CDS encoding beta-hydroxyacyl-ACP dehydratase, producing MPPPLLLNPATLDLSQVLADRDAIAAVNPHRFEFALLDAVVLMDYENKLFAGYLDVKLDAFWVRGHIPGRPLLPGVLMIEAAAQLASFGHKMLFKQDLFVGFAGVDGARFRGVVAPPARLVLVGRGLKMSPRRMVCAMQAFVNDALVFECEITGLQV from the coding sequence ATGCCCCCACCGCTTTTGCTGAATCCTGCGACCCTCGACCTGTCGCAGGTACTGGCCGATCGTGACGCGATTGCCGCCGTCAATCCGCACCGCTTTGAGTTCGCCCTGCTCGATGCGGTCGTTCTGATGGACTATGAGAACAAGCTGTTCGCCGGTTACCTGGATGTAAAGCTGGACGCATTCTGGGTGCGCGGACACATCCCCGGTCGACCGCTGCTGCCGGGAGTCCTCATGATCGAGGCCGCCGCCCAACTGGCGAGTTTCGGCCACAAAATGCTCTTTAAGCAAGACTTGTTCGTCGGCTTTGCAGGTGTGGATGGAGCGCGTTTTCGTGGTGTGGTTGCACCACCGGCCCGGCTAGTCCTTGTGGGTCGTGGATTGAAGATGTCACCGCGCCGCATGGTTTGCGCCATGCAGGCGTTCGTGAACGACGCGCTCGTCTTCGAGTGCGAGATCACCGGCCTGCAGGTGTAG
- a CDS encoding nucleotide sugar dehydrogenase — MKTSEALSKKIQDRSVLVGVMGLGYVGLPLVREFCNSGVRMMGFDVDERKVKMLKAGKTYIEHLPGKYFQEQIKKGLFEPTADMGRLGEPDAIMIAVPTPLDKMREPDMTYVRATTADIAKRLRPGQLIILESTTYPGTTREICKPMLDATGLKIDQDYFLAFSPEREDPGRTDITTRQIPKVVGGVTPTSGKLAAALYALALETIVPVGKAEVAEACKIVENVYRCVNIALVNELKMLFDRMDIDVWEVIAAAKTKPFGFQAFYPGPGLGGHCIPIDPFYLSWKAREYNMPTRFIELAGEINTHMPDYVVLRVMEALNDRGKALKGAKVLILGLAYKKDVDDVRESPSVTLIELLQARGAKVDYHDPHIPVAKEMREHNITHMKSVPLTAANLQKYDCVLISTDHSRIDYDLVAANAALIVDTRNAMGSKKRSANKVIKA, encoded by the coding sequence ATGAAGACCTCGGAAGCCCTGTCAAAGAAGATTCAGGACCGGTCGGTGCTTGTAGGTGTGATGGGTTTGGGCTACGTCGGGCTGCCCCTTGTTCGGGAGTTCTGCAACTCCGGCGTGCGGATGATGGGCTTCGACGTTGATGAGCGCAAGGTCAAGATGCTCAAGGCGGGGAAGACCTACATCGAACACCTGCCGGGCAAATACTTTCAGGAGCAGATCAAGAAGGGGCTGTTTGAGCCCACTGCCGATATGGGTCGCCTGGGCGAGCCGGACGCGATCATGATCGCGGTGCCCACGCCACTCGACAAGATGCGTGAACCCGATATGACCTACGTGCGTGCCACCACAGCCGATATCGCCAAGCGGCTGCGGCCGGGGCAATTGATCATCCTCGAGTCGACCACTTATCCCGGTACGACGCGCGAGATCTGTAAGCCAATGCTCGATGCGACCGGTCTGAAGATTGACCAGGATTATTTTCTTGCGTTCTCGCCGGAGCGCGAGGATCCGGGGCGCACGGATATCACCACACGCCAGATTCCGAAGGTGGTGGGTGGCGTGACTCCGACCAGCGGCAAGCTGGCCGCAGCGCTCTACGCGCTGGCACTCGAAACCATCGTACCGGTCGGTAAAGCCGAGGTAGCCGAGGCCTGCAAAATCGTGGAGAACGTGTACCGGTGCGTCAACATCGCGCTGGTCAACGAGCTGAAGATGCTCTTTGACCGCATGGACATCGATGTCTGGGAGGTGATTGCGGCCGCGAAGACGAAGCCGTTTGGTTTTCAGGCCTTCTACCCGGGTCCGGGGCTCGGCGGGCACTGCATCCCAATCGATCCCTTCTATCTTTCGTGGAAGGCGCGCGAATACAACATGCCGACGCGCTTCATCGAGCTGGCGGGTGAGATCAATACGCACATGCCGGATTACGTAGTTCTACGGGTGATGGAGGCACTCAACGACCGGGGCAAGGCGCTCAAGGGCGCCAAGGTGCTGATCCTCGGCCTCGCGTACAAGAAGGATGTCGACGATGTGCGCGAGAGCCCGTCCGTCACGCTGATCGAGCTGCTGCAGGCGCGCGGCGCGAAAGTGGATTACCACGACCCGCACATCCCGGTGGCCAAGGAGATGCGCGAGCACAACATCACGCACATGAAGAGTGTGCCGCTCACCGCCGCGAATCTCCAGAAGTACGACTGCGTGCTGATTTCGACCGATCACTCGCGGATTGACTACGACCTTGTCGCCGCCAACGCCGCCCTGATTGTGGATACCCGCAACGCGATGGGGTCGAAGAAGCGGTCGGCGAACAAGGTGATCAAAGCGTAA
- a CDS encoding SPOR domain-containing protein, whose amino-acid sequence MRRRMGCVAVLGLLVLGLTGCPQSTVSVETRLVDGERAFRAKQYGQAVSDLDAYLAQAKPAEASRARYVRGMALALLGRRTEAYADLQFATQHTGSGDLSWQPHAALGVLFFEDEQWDVAARLLLTAVERMPETPPRDALLYRVGLCYERAGRWREARTRFDQVASRYGSGAYGELARRRVRLNAEHFAVQCGVFSQRQNAEQMVADLGRRGLRAYVRPEPRGGETFYVVLEGQYYNYAAAKLALARVRGHIPQAVFWP is encoded by the coding sequence ATGCGCAGGCGAATGGGTTGTGTCGCCGTCCTCGGGCTGCTCGTGCTTGGTCTGACCGGTTGTCCGCAGTCGACGGTGTCGGTCGAGACCCGGCTGGTGGATGGTGAGCGGGCGTTTCGCGCGAAGCAGTATGGCCAAGCGGTTTCTGATCTGGATGCCTACCTCGCACAGGCGAAACCCGCCGAAGCGTCCCGGGCGCGTTATGTGCGCGGTATGGCCTTGGCGCTGCTGGGGCGGCGGACCGAAGCGTACGCTGACCTGCAGTTCGCCACACAGCACACGGGATCGGGTGACCTATCCTGGCAACCCCACGCGGCCCTCGGTGTGCTCTTTTTCGAGGATGAGCAATGGGATGTGGCGGCCAGGTTGTTACTGACCGCCGTGGAGCGCATGCCGGAAACACCGCCGCGGGATGCACTGCTGTATCGCGTGGGGTTGTGCTACGAGCGCGCCGGACGGTGGCGCGAGGCCCGCACCCGCTTTGACCAGGTGGCTTCTCGGTACGGCAGCGGGGCTTACGGGGAGCTGGCCCGGCGAAGGGTGCGCCTGAATGCGGAGCATTTTGCCGTGCAGTGCGGTGTTTTTTCCCAGCGACAGAATGCCGAACAGATGGTTGCAGACCTTGGCCGGCGTGGATTGCGCGCGTATGTGCGGCCAGAGCCCCGTGGTGGTGAGACGTTCTACGTGGTCCTGGAAGGGCAGTACTACAACTACGCCGCGGCCAAGCTCGCGCTGGCGCGCGTGCGTGGGCATATTCCACAGGCCGTTTTTTGGCCGTAA
- a CDS encoding lactate utilization protein: MTPDPAAGASHGTVDPAFVQFVAQLQPPPANDTPLPQQPLDELRALAPDSDLVQRFTAAATEGGWQVHGATATTLAEVIAGILPPPDAGHLVLEPLSASALDDERAAALQNLLTARGYDLRRGHDDPTLFDSAAAITGVRAAIAENGMIVVHSGPQTARGMSLIPPIHVAIIATHQIMADLFDYFATLAPPLPTNITFITGPSKTADIEGVLVTGIHGPRTVHAVLVT; this comes from the coding sequence ATGACGCCTGATCCCGCTGCAGGGGCCTCACATGGCACCGTCGACCCCGCGTTTGTGCAGTTCGTCGCACAGCTTCAGCCGCCGCCGGCGAACGACACACCACTTCCCCAACAGCCCCTCGATGAACTCCGCGCTCTGGCCCCCGACTCCGACCTCGTCCAGCGCTTCACCGCCGCTGCGACCGAGGGTGGCTGGCAGGTGCATGGCGCCACCGCCACCACACTTGCGGAGGTAATCGCCGGAATCCTGCCACCGCCAGATGCGGGCCATCTTGTGCTTGAGCCGCTAAGCGCCAGCGCGCTCGATGACGAGCGGGCGGCAGCACTTCAGAATTTGCTCACGGCGCGCGGTTACGACCTGCGTCGCGGGCACGACGACCCCACGCTGTTCGACTCGGCGGCGGCGATCACTGGTGTACGGGCCGCGATCGCCGAGAATGGCATGATCGTCGTCCACTCCGGTCCCCAGACCGCGCGTGGCATGTCGCTGATACCCCCCATTCACGTGGCAATCATCGCCACCCACCAAATCATGGCTGACCTGTTCGACTACTTCGCCACGCTTGCTCCACCGCTGCCGACCAACATCACGTTCATCACCGGTCCGAGCAAGACCGCCGATATCGAGGGCGTGCTCGTCACCGGCATTCACGGACCACGGACGGTACATGCCGTGCTCGTGACCTGA
- a CDS encoding (Fe-S)-binding protein, producing the protein MNVALFVTCLTDTFFPRAGEAVVRVLRHYGCQVSFPAAQTCCGQPAYNSGFHNEARRLAAHLVDVFTAHPCDCIVTPSASCAAMVQHHGPELLAGDPHRAAAAQAVAGRTFEFGRFLRERLQVDIAAALQWREPVTFHYPCHARDSYSPAELQAWLTPPLCGSTNSGAPLRLPLHVDQCCGFGGLFSVDYPEVSGAMLAEKLDGLAATGARLVVCNEAACALQLAGGAHRRGLPLRFQHLAECLAEALGLMEPEA; encoded by the coding sequence ATGAACGTCGCCCTCTTTGTGACCTGTCTCACGGATACATTCTTCCCGCGCGCCGGGGAGGCGGTTGTTCGTGTCCTGCGGCACTACGGCTGCCAGGTGTCATTCCCCGCTGCCCAGACCTGCTGCGGACAGCCCGCCTACAACAGCGGCTTCCATAACGAGGCGCGCCGACTTGCCGCGCATCTCGTGGACGTTTTCACCGCACACCCCTGTGATTGCATTGTGACGCCTTCGGCCTCGTGCGCCGCCATGGTGCAGCACCACGGACCGGAGTTGCTCGCCGGTGACCCACACCGCGCGGCAGCCGCCCAGGCCGTTGCCGGACGCACATTTGAATTCGGGCGCTTTCTGCGTGAGCGTTTGCAGGTCGATATCGCCGCCGCCTTGCAGTGGCGGGAGCCCGTGACGTTTCATTACCCGTGTCACGCGCGCGATTCGTACAGCCCGGCCGAACTCCAGGCGTGGCTGACGCCGCCCCTGTGCGGCAGTACGAACTCCGGAGCCCCACTCCGCCTGCCGCTGCATGTAGACCAGTGCTGCGGTTTCGGCGGCCTGTTCTCGGTGGATTACCCGGAGGTCAGCGGAGCCATGCTCGCCGAGAAGCTCGACGGTCTGGCCGCAACCGGGGCACGGCTGGTCGTCTGCAACGAAGCCGCTTGCGCTCTGCAACTCGCTGGCGGCGCTCATCGCCGCGGACTGCCGCTGCGCTTTCAACACCTCGCCGAGTGTCTGGCCGAAGCGCTTGGCCTGATGGAGCCCGAAGCATGA
- a CDS encoding excinuclease ABC subunit UvrC, whose translation MSHFPKLPGVYLMKDTDGLVLYVGKARDLRARVSSYFQDAADLFNTRGPKIAHMVTLVADIDFLDCESEVDALLKESRLIKDIQPPYNERLKDDKTFPYVEVTVSDDFPGVYVTRTPRSKGTKLYGPFASAQGVRDAVNLLQRVFKFRTCELDIRVNDDKRRFFRPCLLHAIQRCTAPCAARIGPEAYRADIRRLRKLLSSNRTPLLRSMQKEMATAANAMRYEEAGVIRDRMRALEALSRKGKLEEDVQPEVFFTDPGAGLDKLQELLELPERPRIVEGIDIATLHGESSVGSLVCFIDGRPFKSAYRRYKIKTVSGVDDYAMIREVILRRYRHAVVAEELYPDVILIDGGLGQLHAALEAFERMRQEIEAGGGAAVRPAMVVSLAKREELIYVQARAEPLRLPRNHAGLRLLQQVRDEAHRFGQHYHHILRHKQAFDEDVAAGRRPPGRRSGSRGTGKP comes from the coding sequence ATCTCCCACTTTCCCAAGCTGCCGGGCGTATACCTCATGAAGGATACCGACGGGCTCGTACTCTATGTGGGGAAGGCCCGCGACCTGCGGGCGCGCGTTTCGAGCTACTTTCAAGATGCGGCCGACCTGTTCAACACGCGCGGCCCGAAAATCGCCCATATGGTTACATTGGTCGCCGATATCGACTTTCTCGACTGTGAGAGCGAAGTCGATGCCTTACTTAAGGAGAGTCGGCTCATCAAGGACATTCAGCCGCCATACAACGAACGGCTGAAGGACGATAAGACCTTTCCGTATGTGGAGGTGACGGTCTCTGACGACTTTCCGGGGGTTTATGTGACGCGCACGCCGCGATCGAAGGGCACGAAGCTCTACGGTCCTTTCGCGAGCGCGCAAGGCGTGCGGGATGCGGTGAACCTGCTGCAAAGGGTTTTCAAGTTTCGCACCTGCGAGCTCGACATCCGCGTTAACGACGATAAACGACGTTTTTTTAGACCCTGTCTGCTGCACGCGATCCAGCGCTGTACGGCACCTTGTGCGGCACGGATCGGTCCCGAGGCCTATCGCGCGGATATCCGCCGGTTGCGCAAGTTGTTGAGTTCGAACCGAACACCGCTGCTGCGATCCATGCAAAAGGAAATGGCCACCGCCGCCAATGCGATGCGCTATGAGGAAGCCGGCGTCATTCGTGATCGCATGCGTGCGCTCGAGGCGCTGAGTCGGAAAGGGAAGCTCGAAGAAGACGTTCAGCCCGAGGTGTTTTTTACTGATCCGGGGGCCGGGCTCGACAAGTTACAGGAGTTGTTGGAGCTGCCGGAGCGGCCGCGGATCGTGGAAGGGATCGACATCGCGACACTCCATGGCGAATCATCGGTCGGTTCGCTGGTATGTTTCATCGACGGTCGGCCGTTCAAGAGCGCGTATCGGCGCTACAAGATCAAAACCGTCTCCGGCGTGGATGATTACGCGATGATCCGCGAGGTCATTTTGCGCCGCTACCGACATGCCGTGGTTGCCGAGGAGTTGTATCCCGATGTGATTCTGATCGACGGGGGCTTGGGACAGTTGCATGCGGCTCTGGAAGCGTTCGAGCGAATGCGGCAAGAGATTGAGGCCGGTGGTGGGGCGGCGGTGAGGCCGGCCATGGTCGTTTCGCTCGCGAAACGTGAGGAGCTGATCTATGTGCAGGCGCGGGCGGAGCCGTTGCGCCTGCCACGCAATCACGCGGGACTGCGCCTGTTGCAGCAGGTGCGGGATGAGGCCCACCGCTTCGGTCAGCACTACCACCACATTCTGCGGCACAAGCAGGCGTTCGATGAGGATGTTGCCGCCGGGCGTCGGCCGCCAGGCCGGCGATCCGGTTCCCGCGGGACGGGGAAACCGTAA
- a CDS encoding UbiD family decarboxylase, which translates to MPAADLQTFIVELEQRGWLRRIRVEVDPLLEIAEITDRVTKAGGPALLFERVRGSTFPVLINTYGTKERMGLAFGCSDFDEIAARVKNILKPEIPTTLMQKLRKLPELAQLGSLPPRIVKRGLCQEVVLREDADLRKLPILKCWPFDGDPAACGSPLVAPPSDGIEPGRYITLGAIFTKHPETGDRNVGMYRVQIFGPRTAAMHWHMHHDGARHFRRYRDLGRRMPLAIALGGPAIMPYAATCPLPPGIDECLFGGFLQGRALELVPAVTQPEIEVPATAEIVIEGYLDPAEEPIVEGPFGDHTGFYSLPDYFPRLHVTAITHRRGAIYPTTIVGKPPQEDYWLGKATERIFLPMLQMLVPDILDYNLPRFGCFHNCAFVKIRKEYPYQARRVMHAIWGAGQMALTKMIVVVDEHVDVQNEEEVLFHLCANVDPQRDIEFVRGPLDILDHATPECGTGSKMGIDATRKIPGEGQVRPWPPEIEMSAEIKRLVTVRWAEYGLEP; encoded by the coding sequence GTGCCGGCGGCGGACTTGCAGACATTCATTGTGGAACTCGAGCAGCGCGGCTGGCTCCGGCGCATCCGTGTCGAGGTGGATCCCCTGCTCGAGATTGCCGAAATCACCGACCGCGTGACCAAGGCCGGTGGGCCGGCCCTGCTCTTCGAGCGCGTCCGCGGCAGCACCTTTCCTGTGCTCATCAACACGTACGGTACGAAAGAGCGCATGGGCCTCGCGTTCGGCTGTTCGGATTTCGACGAAATCGCCGCCCGTGTGAAGAACATTCTCAAACCCGAAATTCCCACCACCCTCATGCAGAAGCTGCGGAAGCTGCCCGAACTCGCTCAACTCGGCAGTCTTCCGCCGCGTATCGTGAAGCGTGGCCTTTGCCAGGAAGTGGTTCTCCGCGAGGACGCCGACCTCCGCAAGCTCCCGATCCTGAAATGCTGGCCGTTCGACGGCGACCCCGCCGCGTGCGGCAGCCCACTGGTCGCCCCGCCGAGCGACGGCATTGAACCCGGCCGTTACATCACGCTCGGGGCGATTTTCACCAAGCACCCCGAGACCGGCGATCGCAATGTTGGCATGTACCGCGTGCAGATCTTCGGCCCTCGCACAGCGGCCATGCACTGGCACATGCACCACGACGGGGCGCGACACTTCCGCCGCTATCGGGACCTCGGCCGGCGCATGCCGCTTGCGATCGCACTCGGCGGGCCCGCGATCATGCCCTATGCGGCCACCTGTCCGCTGCCGCCCGGGATCGACGAGTGCCTCTTCGGCGGCTTTCTCCAGGGACGGGCACTCGAACTGGTCCCCGCCGTTACCCAACCGGAGATCGAAGTTCCGGCGACGGCCGAAATCGTGATCGAGGGTTACCTCGACCCGGCCGAAGAGCCGATCGTGGAAGGGCCGTTCGGCGACCACACGGGATTCTATTCGCTGCCGGACTACTTCCCGCGCCTGCACGTCACAGCGATTACGCACCGGCGGGGCGCGATTTACCCGACTACGATCGTCGGTAAGCCACCGCAGGAGGACTACTGGCTGGGCAAGGCCACGGAGCGCATTTTCCTGCCGATGCTCCAGATGCTTGTGCCAGACATCCTGGACTACAACCTGCCGCGGTTCGGGTGCTTTCACAACTGCGCATTCGTCAAGATCCGCAAGGAGTATCCCTACCAGGCGCGGCGGGTGATGCACGCGATTTGGGGCGCGGGCCAGATGGCGCTGACGAAGATGATCGTCGTCGTTGATGAGCACGTGGATGTGCAGAATGAGGAGGAGGTGCTGTTCCACTTGTGCGCGAACGTCGACCCGCAGCGCGACATCGAGTTCGTACGTGGCCCGCTGGACATCCTCGACCACGCCACCCCCGAGTGTGGCACCGGCAGCAAGATGGGCATCGACGCGACGCGCAAGATTCCCGGCGAAGGCCAGGTCCGCCCTTGGCCGCCCGAGATCGAAATGTCCGCGGAGATCAAGCGGCTGGTCACCGTTCGCTGGGCCGAATACGGCCTGGAGCCGTAG
- the mtnA gene encoding S-methyl-5-thioribose-1-phosphate isomerase encodes MHTSDAHPTLASPGLHPAGLPETLAWVGGSEGHLRLLDQTRLPSEVVFLECKTAEDVWNAIRVLSVRGAPAIGVAAAFGLVLGLRPNREQPRAAFLAHLDTVSAYLRGCRPTAVNLAWALGEMRLHAFATPGNGAALWLSLWQFAQHLAAQDAATCRRIGEFGAPLIPDGGGVLTHCNAGALATVAYGTALAALYVAHEQGKRFRVYADETRPLLQGARLTAFELAAAGLDVTVLCDHAAASLMQSGQVQAVIVGADRIAANGDVANKIGTYTVALAAQRHGIPFYVAAPRSTFDLSLATGAGIPIEQRAAEEVTHFAGLSTAPAGVGVYNPAFDVTPAELITALVTERGLIQPPAADVIRTLLGP; translated from the coding sequence ATGCACACTTCGGATGCGCACCCGACACTTGCGAGCCCTGGTCTTCATCCTGCGGGATTGCCCGAGACCCTTGCCTGGGTGGGAGGGTCCGAGGGCCACCTGCGACTGCTCGATCAGACCCGCCTACCGTCTGAAGTCGTGTTTCTCGAGTGCAAAACGGCCGAAGACGTCTGGAACGCCATTCGTGTCCTGAGCGTACGTGGCGCCCCTGCCATCGGGGTGGCTGCGGCCTTCGGTCTCGTGCTTGGCCTACGGCCCAATCGCGAACAGCCGCGCGCTGCTTTTCTGGCACACCTCGACACGGTCAGTGCCTACCTCCGGGGTTGCCGACCCACAGCGGTGAATCTTGCCTGGGCGCTGGGAGAGATGCGGCTACACGCCTTCGCCACACCGGGAAACGGCGCCGCCCTCTGGCTGAGCTTGTGGCAATTCGCTCAACACCTCGCTGCGCAGGATGCCGCAACCTGCCGCCGGATCGGTGAATTCGGCGCTCCCCTCATCCCTGACGGTGGTGGCGTGCTCACGCACTGCAACGCAGGCGCGCTTGCAACCGTGGCCTACGGGACCGCGCTGGCGGCGCTCTATGTCGCGCATGAGCAGGGCAAACGGTTCCGCGTGTACGCCGATGAAACCCGCCCATTGCTCCAGGGTGCACGGCTGACCGCTTTTGAACTCGCCGCCGCAGGTCTGGATGTCACCGTGCTGTGTGACCATGCCGCCGCCAGTCTCATGCAGTCCGGCCAGGTACAAGCCGTGATTGTCGGAGCAGATCGAATCGCAGCGAACGGCGACGTTGCCAACAAGATCGGGACCTATACCGTAGCTCTTGCGGCCCAACGGCACGGAATACCGTTTTATGTGGCCGCACCGCGCAGCACTTTTGACCTATCCCTCGCGACTGGGGCCGGGATTCCGATCGAGCAGCGGGCGGCCGAAGAAGTGACTCACTTCGCCGGTTTGTCCACCGCGCCGGCGGGCGTGGGGGTCTATAACCCCGCATTTGATGTGACGCCTGCCGAGCTCATCACAGCCCTGGTGACGGAACGGGGCCTGATTCAGCCCCCCGCTGCCGACGTGATCCGTACCCTGCTGGGGCCCTGA
- a CDS encoding iron-sulfur cluster-binding protein, with product MSGGLQDRMAAATRDKRVIGAIRLATWRKVEKRETALASLPHADDLRARAAQIRRHTIEHLPRYLGQFAERVAAAGGHVHFAANAAVACQIITKLAAARTLRLAVKSKSMTSEEIHLNAALEAQGVQVVETDLGEFIVQIDRDRPSHIITPIIHKDRKQVAEAMVRELGCEYSEDPQVLSMIARHHLRDIFRRCDLGISGVNFGIAESGTLCLITNEGNGRLTTTRPRVHVALMGIEKVIPRLTDLPVFLKLISRASGGQAMSVYTTLITGPRKPSDRDGPEELHVVIMDNGRSGILNGPAAEVLNCIRCGACLNACPVYRNTGGHAYDSVYPGPIGALITPLLFGPAHAELPRASSLCGACKVACPVNIDIPALLVRLRHLSRGQQPWSKRLLMQLWSRAMSSPTLYRWGQYLLRGIVADDGTGWATRGPGPLGAWTTQRDLLRPAARSFRERWREELRDDA from the coding sequence ATGAGTGGCGGCTTGCAGGACCGCATGGCCGCCGCCACACGCGACAAGCGTGTCATCGGCGCGATCCGTCTCGCCACCTGGCGCAAGGTCGAGAAGCGCGAGACGGCCCTGGCGTCACTGCCCCACGCCGACGACCTGCGCGCCCGGGCCGCCCAGATCCGTCGCCACACGATCGAGCACCTCCCGCGCTATCTCGGCCAGTTCGCCGAACGTGTCGCGGCCGCCGGAGGGCACGTGCATTTTGCGGCGAACGCCGCAGTGGCCTGCCAGATCATCACGAAACTGGCCGCGGCGCGTACCCTGCGGCTCGCCGTGAAATCCAAGAGCATGACGTCGGAGGAGATTCATCTGAACGCCGCGCTCGAGGCGCAGGGCGTCCAGGTGGTGGAAACGGACCTTGGCGAGTTCATCGTCCAGATTGACCGCGACCGGCCGAGCCACATCATCACGCCGATCATTCACAAAGATCGCAAGCAGGTCGCCGAGGCGATGGTGCGGGAACTGGGCTGTGAATACAGCGAGGACCCCCAGGTACTCAGCATGATCGCGCGCCACCACTTGCGCGACATTTTCCGCCGTTGCGATCTGGGTATCAGTGGCGTCAACTTCGGCATCGCCGAGAGCGGAACGCTCTGCCTCATCACCAACGAGGGCAACGGGCGGCTCACCACTACGCGCCCGCGCGTGCATGTCGCCCTGATGGGAATCGAAAAGGTGATTCCACGGCTCACCGACCTGCCCGTCTTCCTGAAGCTGATTTCCCGCGCCAGCGGCGGCCAGGCCATGAGCGTATACACCACGCTCATCACCGGCCCGCGTAAACCGTCCGATCGCGACGGCCCCGAGGAATTGCACGTCGTCATCATGGACAACGGGCGCAGCGGGATCCTCAACGGTCCCGCCGCGGAAGTATTGAACTGTATTCGCTGTGGCGCCTGCCTGAATGCCTGCCCGGTCTACCGCAACACGGGTGGGCATGCGTACGACAGCGTTTACCCCGGCCCGATCGGCGCGCTCATCACGCCGCTGCTCTTCGGCCCCGCGCACGCCGAGCTTCCGCGGGCCTCGAGCCTGTGCGGGGCGTGCAAGGTGGCGTGCCCCGTGAACATCGACATCCCCGCGCTGCTTGTGCGGCTGCGGCATCTGTCGCGCGGGCAACAGCCGTGGTCCAAACGCCTGCTGATGCAGCTCTGGTCGCGGGCGATGTCCTCGCCGACCCTCTACCGCTGGGGGCAATACCTGCTGCGCGGGATCGTCGCGGACGACGGCACGGGCTGGGCGACCCGTGGCCCCGGACCGCTTGGGGCTTGGACGACCCAACGCGACTTGCTCCGCCCGGCCGCTCGTTCTTTCCGCGAACGCTGGCGCGAGGAACTCCGCGATGACGCCTGA
- a CDS encoding histone H1, producing MDEYNKLRQLVDEAQEDVFKAMGGNKAAGTRVRKIMQEIKNMAQEVRKKVLDIRTTEDAAGPPSA from the coding sequence ATGGACGAGTACAACAAGCTCAGGCAGCTCGTGGATGAGGCCCAGGAAGACGTCTTCAAGGCCATGGGTGGGAACAAGGCCGCCGGTACCCGCGTGCGCAAGATCATGCAGGAGATCAAGAACATGGCCCAGGAGGTCCGCAAGAAGGTCCTCGACATCCGCACCACCGAGGATGCTGCCGGCCCACCCTCCGCCTGA